One window from the genome of Candidatus Desulfofervidus auxilii encodes:
- a CDS encoding dehydrogenase — protein MIIRSRAPLRLGLAGGGTDVSPYSDLYGGAILNATINMYAYATIEPREDNKIVLNAIDRNIKIEYPSTTFLKYDGKLDLLKGVYNRIVKDFTHKPLSFTLTTYVDAPPGSGLGSSSTLVVTILGAFVEWLKLPLGEYEIAHLAYEIERIDLKMAGGKQDQYAATFGGFNFMEFYKDRVIVNPLRVKKDYINELQMNLLLYYTGTSRLSSKIIEAQMRNVEEKKEKPITAMHKLKEQAILMKEALLKGDLNKIGEILHMGWEYKKQMAEGITNPVIDEIYETALKAGATGGKISGAGGGGFMMLFCPDNKRYKVIEALSKFGGEFKRYEFTEYGLETWSICK, from the coding sequence ATGATTATCCGCTCTCGTGCACCTTTGAGGCTTGGGCTTGCTGGAGGAGGTACAGATGTAAGTCCTTATTCTGATTTATATGGAGGAGCTATTCTTAATGCTACAATAAATATGTATGCTTACGCTACAATTGAGCCCAGAGAAGATAATAAAATTGTTCTCAATGCTATAGATAGAAATATTAAAATTGAATACCCAAGTACAACTTTTTTAAAATATGACGGAAAATTAGATTTATTAAAAGGTGTTTATAATAGAATTGTAAAAGATTTTACTCATAAACCTTTATCTTTTACTCTTACTACCTATGTTGACGCACCTCCAGGTTCGGGTCTCGGTAGTTCATCCACTCTTGTAGTAACTATTTTGGGTGCTTTTGTAGAATGGTTAAAACTTCCACTTGGAGAATATGAAATTGCTCATCTTGCTTATGAAATAGAAAGAATTGATCTTAAAATGGCAGGAGGGAAGCAAGATCAATATGCTGCTACATTTGGAGGATTTAATTTTATGGAATTTTATAAAGATAGGGTAATAGTAAATCCTTTAAGGGTAAAAAAGGATTATATAAATGAACTACAAATGAATTTATTACTTTATTATACAGGGACGAGCAGATTATCTTCAAAAATAATAGAAGCCCAAATGAGAAATGTAGAAGAAAAAAAAGAAAAACCTATAACAGCTATGCATAAATTAAAAGAACAAGCAATATTAATGAAAGAAGCTTTACTCAAAGGCGATTTAAATAAAATTGGAGAAATTTTACATATGGGATGGGAATATAAAAAACAAATGGCAGAAGGGATTACAAATCCCGTAATTGATGAAATATACGAAACAGCTTTAAAAGCAGGTGCAACAGGTGGAAAAATATCAGGTGCTGGTGGTGGTGGATTTATGATGTTATTCTGCCCAGATAATAAAAGATATAAAGTAATAGAAGCACTTTCTAAATTTGGGGGAGAGTTTAAGAGATACGAATTTACAGAATATGGATTAGAAACTTGGAGTATATGCAAGTAG
- a CDS encoding HAD-IIIA family hydrolase — protein MQVVILAGGLGTRIKNILGDICKPMAPINDKPFLEYLIENLKNYGFKNFLFLVGYKKEQIINYFLNGHQFGIQIEYSIEKKPLDTGGALINAFDKLEDEFILINGDTFFDIEFDLLIKYIHEYRPLALIVLRYTQDFSRYGFVEIDTNNRVLRFIEKGKIPEIFADGYINGGIYYFKKSILSKFLNSSDKLSLEKVILPKLIDNKEILGLPMGGKFIDIGVPEDYEKACKEIPKWIKLKRKGAYFLDRDGVLIKDTGYPHGKNIEFLKTGFKIVKKANKEDKFVIIVTNQAGVAKGKFSEKEVLETHEFIKEEYNKRKLKIDAFYYCPYHPDGVIKAYKKISFARKPFPGMILKACEDYRISIKDSIMIGDKDTDNVLLYGLKFKKV, from the coding sequence ATGCAAGTAGTTATTTTAGCAGGAGGGCTGGGTACAAGGATAAAGAATATTCTTGGTGATATTTGTAAACCCATGGCACCTATAAATGATAAACCTTTTTTAGAGTACCTTATTGAAAACCTTAAAAATTACGGATTTAAAAACTTTTTATTTTTAGTAGGATATAAAAAAGAACAAATAATAAATTATTTTTTAAATGGACACCAATTTGGAATACAAATTGAATATTCTATAGAAAAAAAGCCATTAGATACGGGAGGAGCATTAATTAATGCTTTTGATAAGCTTGAAGATGAATTTATTCTTATTAATGGAGATACTTTTTTTGATATAGAATTTGATTTATTAATTAAATATATTCATGAATATCGTCCATTAGCTTTAATAGTTTTAAGGTATACTCAAGATTTTTCAAGGTATGGATTTGTGGAAATAGATACAAATAATAGAGTTTTAAGGTTTATTGAAAAGGGTAAAATTCCTGAAATATTTGCAGATGGATATATAAATGGCGGGATTTATTATTTCAAAAAAAGTATTTTATCTAAATTTTTAAATTCGTCTGATAAATTATCTCTTGAGAAAGTTATATTACCTAAACTTATAGATAACAAAGAAATTTTAGGATTACCTATGGGAGGGAAGTTTATAGATATAGGTGTTCCGGAAGATTATGAGAAAGCATGTAAAGAAATTCCTAAATGGATAAAATTAAAAAGAAAAGGAGCTTATTTTTTAGATAGAGATGGGGTATTAATAAAAGATACAGGTTATCCACATGGTAAAAATATAGAATTTTTAAAAACAGGGTTTAAGATAGTTAAAAAAGCAAATAAAGAAGATAAATTTGTAATAATAGTTACAAATCAAGCAGGTGTAGCTAAAGGAAAATTTTCAGAAAAAGAAGTTTTAGAAACTCATGAATTTATAAAAGAAGAGTATAACAAAAGAAAACTTAAGATTGACGCATTTTATTATTGTCCTTATCATCCTGATGGTGTAATAAAAGCATATAAAAAAATAAGTTTTGCAAGAAAACCTTTCCCTGGAATGATTCTTAAAGCTTGTGAAGATTATAGAATCTCTATAAAAGATTCTATAATGATCGGAGATAAAGATACTGATAATGTTTTACTTTATGGGTTAAAATTTAAAAAAGTTTGA